The genomic interval GATTGGCCGCATCAGCCGTTTCCTTGGCAATTTGCAGGGCTTCTTCCGCCTGTTTACGCTCGGTAATGTCGGTTACTAAACCATCCCAAAAAATGCTGCCATCGGCTTGTAGCTCCGGACGGGAACTGCCCTGGAGCCATTTGATTTGATTTGCAACGACAACTCGCCAGACATAATTCCAGGGCTGAAGGGTTTGGGCTGCTAGGGCGATCGATTGATTCAGTCCAACAACATCCTCTGGGTGCGTAACTTTCCAGGACAGGTTGGCATTTTCCATCAGGTCATTTGGCTCAATTCCAAAGATTTCCCGACAGCCAGGGCTGACAAAGGAAAATGTCATGGAGCGATCGGGACACAGAATTAACTGATAAATCATCCCTGGTACGTTTTCCGCCAGGTTTTGATAGCGCATATTGCTGCGCTGAAGATCCGCTTCAGCTTGTTTTTGATGGGTAATATCGCTTAAGGTACAAACGATTCGTTCAAGTTTCCCACGGGTAGAGATTTGGGGATCAGCATTGATTAACAGCCAGCGTTTTTGAGTGTTCGATAATTCAATTGCTGCAACAATGTTGTGTACAGGTTGATGCTGGGCGATCGCCCGTTGAACAGGGTGTTCTGTTAGCTGAAAAAGAGTTCCATCTTCATGCCGCAACTGCCCATCTGCATAGCCAAAGGCTTGCTGCAGCTCATTGACTGTCTGGAAATTGAGAAGATTCAGTGCAGCCTGATTATGAACAAGAATTTCGGCACGGGCGTTGAGAAGTAAAACACCGACCTGCATCTCACGAATTAAAAGGCGAAAGTGCTGCTCACTATTCTCCAGTGCTTCTTTGCGCACGAGTCGAGCGGTGATCCGTTTATTCACCAGAGACATCAGCATGATCAAGCTCAGAATCAGTAGCGTCACAACACCAATTACAACCGCCAACCAAAATGGCTTGAAGGTCGATGACGAACCGTTCATGGAGTCAGCGTAGGGGATAAAGTGAGCGGATTGCATGCCGGTGTAATGCATTCCACTGGTGCTAAATGCAATTACCAGCGCACTCCCAAGCTTTTGCCAACGTCGCCCTTGCAAGTAGGGATTCTGAATCCGGAATGCCAGCCAAAGCATCGCGAAGGAGGCACAGATGGCAATCTCGACAGACAGACAGACCAGGCTCCAATGATAATGAATTTGTCCTTCAAGTTGGATAGCTGCAATCCCTGTGTATTGCATCCAGGTCAGTGCAACCCCAATGCAAACTCCTCCATACACGAGTAACAGCGGTTCAGGAAATGGGCGTCTCAGTAACCATAGGAGGATGGCTGAGGCAATCACAGCAAATATCCACGACAGCAGTGTGGTCAAACCGTCGTAACTAACATGTTGTGAAAATTGGCAGGCAACTGTGGCAACGAAACTTGCAGCCCATAGTCCCAGTCCTAAGGCTACCGAACCGCCTAAAAACCAGAACAACTGACGCTGTTTTGAAGCAGATTGCAACCGTCCAACCAAATCCAGGGCAGTATAGGCGGTTAGAACTGCGATCGCATAGGAAAGCACCACCAAACTTGGGTTGTACGTGCCAGTCAATTCGTGATTCATTCGGCGGCAGAGAGTAGGGGAAAGGATAAGGGGTAAAGGATAGGGGATAAAATCATCTCCTTGCGTTGAACCAAACTGAAAACTCCGCGCCCCCCTCCCCTCCCTATTTCTCCGACTTTTATCCCCTATCCTTCATCCTTTTATCCTTTCCTATACTTCCCTCTGGTGCTGATTCTCGCTCATTTCACTCCACTGGCTTTGTAAGCTGCCCATCCGCCCAAATGGGAAAT from Kovacikia minuta CCNUW1 carries:
- a CDS encoding MHYT domain-containing protein: MNHELTGTYNPSLVVLSYAIAVLTAYTALDLVGRLQSASKQRQLFWFLGGSVALGLGLWAASFVATVACQFSQHVSYDGLTTLLSWIFAVIASAILLWLLRRPFPEPLLLVYGGVCIGVALTWMQYTGIAAIQLEGQIHYHWSLVCLSVEIAICASFAMLWLAFRIQNPYLQGRRWQKLGSALVIAFSTSGMHYTGMQSAHFIPYADSMNGSSSTFKPFWLAVVIGVVTLLILSLIMLMSLVNKRITARLVRKEALENSEQHFRLLIREMQVGVLLLNARAEILVHNQAALNLLNFQTVNELQQAFGYADGQLRHEDGTLFQLTEHPVQRAIAQHQPVHNIVAAIELSNTQKRWLLINADPQISTRGKLERIVCTLSDITHQKQAEADLQRSNMRYQNLAENVPGMIYQLILCPDRSMTFSFVSPGCREIFGIEPNDLMENANLSWKVTHPEDVVGLNQSIALAAQTLQPWNYVWRVVVANQIKWLQGSSRPELQADGSIFWDGLVTDITERKQAEEALQIAKETADAANRAKSEFLANMSHELRTPLNAILGFTQLMHRDQSLAPEHWQYVDIINRSGEHLLELINDILEMSKIEAGRSALNENSFDLYRFLDNLQEMLQLRIKSKGLRFICDRAPEVPQFIKADEGKLRQVLINLLGNAIKFTERGRVTLRVRGQGQGAGGRRQTRRQGDAGTRRMKFKIQNLHFLTPHPSPLTPHSTLKSKIRDMVSLPTN